In one Nicotiana tomentosiformis chromosome 6, ASM39032v3, whole genome shotgun sequence genomic region, the following are encoded:
- the LOC104111094 gene encoding PRA1 family protein H isoform X1 — MAFSSNPLSLSVPEPVFESWLRDTGYLEILDQRTTDLHRHSSSATTAAASAASASSSDASAVTNSAAAAVSISNGVFVLIFSHIGTLLSLFTLNPFAKLTSDDFSGDTPSWTQLFLGSLDSYSFPSSPSQARLRVHENVKRYARNYTSLLLLFFACSLYQKLLALVGLILCLALWDVLKLCGERWGLEQRPVIKQSLIRITQCATAVILFCTNVQMALISAIAVSYAVMILHASFRKLTPSRQSTSKDGTRRVLRN, encoded by the exons ATGGCTTTCTCATCCAACCCGTTATCTCTGAGTGTACCCGAACCCGTATTTGAATCCTGGCTCCGAGATACCGGCTACCTCGAAATTCTCGATCAACGCACTACCGATCTCCACCGCCACTCTTCCTCTGCCACCACAGCCGCCGCCTCCGCTGCCTCCGCTTCCTCCTCCGATGCTTCTGCTGTTACTAATTCCGCCGCCGCTGCAGTTTCAATCTCGAACGGAGTCTTTGTTCTGATATTTTCACATATTGGAACCTTACTGTCGCTTTTTACCCTTAACCCGTTTGCGAAGCTCACGTCGGATGATTTTTCCGGTGATACGCCGTCGTGGACACAACTATTCCTAGGGTCGTTGGATTCATACTCGTTTCCTTCGTCTCCTTCTCAGGCTCGGCTTAGAGTCCACGAGAATGTGAAACGCTATGCCCGCAATTATACCTCTCTCTTACTCCTCTTCTTCGCTTGCTCTCT GTACCAAAAGCTGCTTGCCCTTGTAGGGTTGATATTGTGTTTGGCACTTTGGGATGTATTAAAGTTATGTGGAGAACGTTGGGGATTAGAGCAGCGCCCTGTAATCAAACAAAGCTTGATTCGCATCACTCAGTGTG CAACTGCAGTTATTCTATTCTGTACCAACGTTCAAATGGCTCTCATCTCAGCTATTGCTGTCAGTTATGCAG TGATGATTCTGCATGCCTCATTTAGGAAGCTTACCCCGTCGAGACAATCAACTTCCAAAGATGGAACCAGGAGGGTTCTTAGAAATTGA
- the LOC104111094 gene encoding PRA1 family protein H isoform X2, with protein MAFSSNPLSLSVPEPVFESWLRDTGYLEILDQRTTDLHRHSSSATTAAASAASASSSDASAVTNSAAAAVSISNGVFVLIFSHIGTLLSLFTLNPFAKLTSDDFSGDTPSWTQLFLGSLDSYSFPSSPSQARLRVHENVKRYARNYTSLLLLFFACSLYQKLLALVGLILCLALWDVLKLCGERWGLEQRPVIKQSLIRITQCVMILHASFRKLTPSRQSTSKDGTRRVLRN; from the exons ATGGCTTTCTCATCCAACCCGTTATCTCTGAGTGTACCCGAACCCGTATTTGAATCCTGGCTCCGAGATACCGGCTACCTCGAAATTCTCGATCAACGCACTACCGATCTCCACCGCCACTCTTCCTCTGCCACCACAGCCGCCGCCTCCGCTGCCTCCGCTTCCTCCTCCGATGCTTCTGCTGTTACTAATTCCGCCGCCGCTGCAGTTTCAATCTCGAACGGAGTCTTTGTTCTGATATTTTCACATATTGGAACCTTACTGTCGCTTTTTACCCTTAACCCGTTTGCGAAGCTCACGTCGGATGATTTTTCCGGTGATACGCCGTCGTGGACACAACTATTCCTAGGGTCGTTGGATTCATACTCGTTTCCTTCGTCTCCTTCTCAGGCTCGGCTTAGAGTCCACGAGAATGTGAAACGCTATGCCCGCAATTATACCTCTCTCTTACTCCTCTTCTTCGCTTGCTCTCT GTACCAAAAGCTGCTTGCCCTTGTAGGGTTGATATTGTGTTTGGCACTTTGGGATGTATTAAAGTTATGTGGAGAACGTTGGGGATTAGAGCAGCGCCCTGTAATCAAACAAAGCTTGATTCGCATCACTCAGTGTG TGATGATTCTGCATGCCTCATTTAGGAAGCTTACCCCGTCGAGACAATCAACTTCCAAAGATGGAACCAGGAGGGTTCTTAGAAATTGA
- the LOC104111094 gene encoding PRA1 family protein H isoform X3, producing MAFSSNPLSLSVPEPVFESWLRDTGYLEILDQRTTDLHRHSSSATTAAASAASASSSDASAVTNSAAAAVSISNGVFVLIFSHIGTLLSLFTLNPFAKLTSDDFSGDTPSWTQLFLGSLDSYSFPSSPSQARLRVHENVKRYARNYTSLLLLFFACSLYQKLLALVGLILCLALWDVLKLCGERWGLEQRPVIKQSLIRITQCATAVIRSFQVYVGRILFRTDNFKY from the exons ATGGCTTTCTCATCCAACCCGTTATCTCTGAGTGTACCCGAACCCGTATTTGAATCCTGGCTCCGAGATACCGGCTACCTCGAAATTCTCGATCAACGCACTACCGATCTCCACCGCCACTCTTCCTCTGCCACCACAGCCGCCGCCTCCGCTGCCTCCGCTTCCTCCTCCGATGCTTCTGCTGTTACTAATTCCGCCGCCGCTGCAGTTTCAATCTCGAACGGAGTCTTTGTTCTGATATTTTCACATATTGGAACCTTACTGTCGCTTTTTACCCTTAACCCGTTTGCGAAGCTCACGTCGGATGATTTTTCCGGTGATACGCCGTCGTGGACACAACTATTCCTAGGGTCGTTGGATTCATACTCGTTTCCTTCGTCTCCTTCTCAGGCTCGGCTTAGAGTCCACGAGAATGTGAAACGCTATGCCCGCAATTATACCTCTCTCTTACTCCTCTTCTTCGCTTGCTCTCT GTACCAAAAGCTGCTTGCCCTTGTAGGGTTGATATTGTGTTTGGCACTTTGGGATGTATTAAAGTTATGTGGAGAACGTTGGGGATTAGAGCAGCGCCCTGTAATCAAACAAAGCTTGATTCGCATCACTCAGTGTG CAACTGCAGTTATTCGGTCTTTTCAAGTGTATGTTGGCCGGATTTTGTTTCGTACAGACAATTTTAAGTACTAA